The following coding sequences are from one Saccharomyces eubayanus strain FM1318 chromosome VII, whole genome shotgun sequence window:
- the PMT6 gene encoding dolichyl-phosphate-mannose-protein mannosyltransferase PMT6, whose protein sequence is MSKAKVTGFSSIDADDESLRERHVKPLYADDSNAQDEQLDALDELEKEHKGKKYRDFTMLVIIRDIIGPLLLTILSFYLRFKRIDQNNHVVWDEAHFGKFGSYYIKHEYYHDVHPPLGKMLIALSEWIAGFDGQFDFSSNNPYPEEVNFKVMRQFNASFGALCTPVAFFTAKWMGFNYLTVYLIATMVTLEHSYIVLSKFILLDSMLLFFTMTTFACMVRLYTLRKQQMTRKWSLWMLLTGLSIGCVCSVKWVGLFITVVVGLYTCIELFLLYCDTTLPRVKYYKHWLIRIINLIVIPFLIYLYCFKIHFVLLYKSGTGDSTTNTLFQINLEGTQIKVGPRDVVFGSELTIRSHGLSPNLLHSHVQLYPEGSGQHQITGYGFADSNNVWKFEFSRSSGSHLDINGTLNGEIVPIVDGTEVRITHKNTGSNLHSHEVPSHVSRGNFEVSGYGSQDVGDAKDDWIIEIVKQMDSPNPDYADEDPDTLHPVSTFFRLRHKVLGCYLASTGLTYPAWGFKQAEIVCKDSWSHRDKSTWWNVEDHWNNNLETPEDYVPPKSNFWTDFVLTNFAMASSNNALVPDEDKYDSLSSSAWEWPTLHKGLRMCSWAGYIDRYYLMGSPFNTWISTTCLLIFPFIIISVLYRWRRQTLYLSDDQIWKVTIQGIFPFISWMTHYLPFAIMGRVTYVHHYVPALYFAILVFGFIVDLTLTRAHWIIKYPVYLSLFGGCMYIYILFAPLCQGMHGDGEKYVPLEWLSTWDMAVQ, encoded by the coding sequence ATGAGTAAAGCCAAGGTAACAGGGTTTTCGTCAATTGATGCTGACGATGAAAGTTTACGCGAACGTCACGTAAAGCCATTATATGCAGATGACAGCAATGCCCAAGATGAACAGCTGGATGCCCTTGACgaattagaaaaagagcataagggaaaaaaatacagagATTTTACCATGCTGGTAATCATAAGGGATATCATAGGACCGCTGCTATTAACTATACTTTCATTCTATCTAAGATTCAAGCGCATAGATCAAAACAATCACGTTGTCTGGGATGAGGCTCATTTCGGGAAGTTTGGTTCATACTACATCAAACATGAATACTACCACGATGTACATCCACCGCTAGGTAAGATGCTTATTGCACTGAGTGAATGGATAGCTGGATTCGATGGACAGTTTGACTTCTCCTCTAATAATCCATACCCTGAAGAGGTGAACTTTAAGGTAATGAGACAATTCAATGCCTCATTCGGTGCTTTGTGTACCCCGGTGGCTTTCTTTACTGCCAAATGGATGGGATTCAACTATTTGACTGTATATTTAATCGCTACAATGGTAACTTTGGAACACTCCTATATTGTTCTGTCAAAATTTATATTGCTGGATTCTATgctactttttttcacaatgACAACCTTCGCCTGTATGGTGAGGCTGTACACGTTAAGAAAACAGCAAATGACGAGAAAGTGGTCTCTATGGATGCTATTGACAGGGTTATCAATAGGCTGTGTTTGTTCTGTGAAATGGGTCGGTTTATTTATCACAGTTGTAGTTGGTCTCTACACATGTATAGAATTGTTTTTGCTTTACTGTGATACTACCTTGCCTAGAGTAAAATACTATAAACACTGGCTTATCAGAATCATTAACCTGATAGTTATTCCGTTTCTTATCTATCTCTACTGCTTCAAAATCCATTTTGTCCTATTGTACAAGTCTGGTACAGGCGACTCTACAACCAACACGTTATTTCAGATTAATTTGGAGGGAACTCAAATCAAAGTTGGTCCTCGTGACGTTGTATTTGGATCAGAATTAACAATAAGATCACATGGTTTAAGTCCGAATCTGTTACATTCGCACGTTCAATTATATCCAGAGGGTTCCGGTCAACATCAAATTACTGGGTATGGATTTGCCGACTCTAATAACGTTTGGaagtttgaattttcaaGATCCTCTGGATCGCATCTGGACATTAACGGGACTCTAAACGGCGAAATAGTTCCAATAGTGGATGGTACGGAAGTCCGTATTACCCATAAAAATACAGGATCCAATCTTCATTCCCATGAAGTGCCTTCGCACGTCTCTAGGGGAAACTTCGAAGTTTCAGGCTATGGATCACAAGACGTTGGGGACGCCAAGGATGATTGGATTATAGAAATTGTAAAACAAATGGATTCCCCAAATCCTGACTACGCAGATGAAGATCCAGACACCTTGCACCCTGTTTCTACCTTTTTCAGGTTGAGGCACAAGGTTTTGGGCTGTTACCTGGCTTCCACTGGGCTAACATACCCAGCTTGGGGTTTCAAACAGGCTGAAATCGTTTGCAAGGATTCATGGAGTCATAGAGATAAATCAACTTGGTGGAATGTAGAGGACCATTGGAACAATAATTTAGAAACCCCGGAAGATTATGTTCCCCCAAAATCTAATTTTTGGActgattttgttttgacCAACTTCGCCATGGCTTCGTCTAATAATGCATTAGTTCCTGATGAAGACAAATATGACAGTTTATCGTCAAGTGCATGGGAATGGCCAACATTGCACAAAGGACTGCGAATGTGCTCGTGGGCAGGTTATATCGATAGGTATTACTTAATGGGGTCCCCATTCAATACATGGATATCTACTACATGCTTACTCATATTTCCGTTCATCATCATTTCTGTGCTGTATCGATGGAGAAGACAAACGCTTTATCTTTCAGACGATCAAATCTGGAAAGTGACCATTCAAggtatttttccttttatcTCCTGGATGACACACTACTTGCCATTCGCGATAATGGGGAGAGTAACATATGTACATCATTACGTTCCTGCCCTATACTTTGCGATTCTCGTGTTTGGATTCATCGTGGATCTCACTTTGACCAGGGCCCATTGGATTATCAAATATCCTGTTTATTTGTCACTGTTTGGCGGGTGCATGTACATATACATCCTTTTCGCTCCATTATGTCAAGGTATGCACGGTGATGGAGAAAAATATGTACCTTTGGAATGGCTATCCACTTGGGATATGGCGGTTCAATAG
- the ELP2 gene encoding Elongator subunit ELP2, translating into MAESVVPEAIFIGANKQTQVSDLHNDKKIVAFGAGKTIALWSPIELNHQGVYSTLKSHEAEVTCVKFIPETEFMVSASEDHHVKIWKFIDDSHLQCVQTIKHYSKTIVALTALPNIIAVGSADGTVTLWTQNTQTDQFSFGQEISIKKGFFYPLCLSLSRVEKNKYLLAIGGTNVHVFIASFILKNADIENCQIVAELEGHEDWIKSLAFRHQETPGDYLLCSGSQDRYIRLWRVRVNDLIDDSEENSSKLTLLSNKQYKFHIDDDLRVGIDFEALIMGHDDWISSLQWHESRLQLLAATADTSLMVWEPDETSGIWVCGLRLGEISSKGASTATGSSGGFWSCIWFTHEGMDYFLTNGKTGSWRMWCTKDNIICDQKLGTSGATKDVTDVAWSPSGEYLLATSLDQTARLYAPWVYNANGQKRDVTTWHEFSRPQIHGYDMICVEPVTNTRFVSGGDEKILRSFDLPKGVAGMLQKFVGVQFGQENEMPESATVPVLGLSNKAGEDDANNDDDDDDDDEGSGNKESDVIDPLSLLETPPMEDQLQRHLLWPEVEKLYGHGFEITCLDVSPDQKLIASACRSNNVQNAVIRIFSTENWLEIKPALPFHSLTITRLKFSKDGKFLLSVCRDRKWALWERNMEDNTFELRYKNEKPHTRIIWDADWAPLEFGNVFVTASRDKTVKIWRHQTEPTDDYVMEASIKHSKPATAVSVHDAMVGDKILISVGLEDGEIYLYSYFSGNFELISQLKEDITPADKVTRLRWSHLKRNGRFYLGVGSSDLSTRVYSLAYE; encoded by the coding sequence ATGGCGGAATCTGTTGTTCCCGAAGCTATCTTCATAGGTGCTAACAAACAAACTCAAGTTAGTGATCTACACaacgataaaaaaatcgttGCATTTGGTGCAGGCAAAACTATTGCGTTATGGAGTCCCATTGAGCTTAACCATCAAGGTGTTTACTCAACTTTGAAAAGTCATGAAGCAGAAGTCACATGTGTGAAGTTTATCCCAGAGACAGAATTTATGGTATCCGCATCTGAAGATCATCATGtcaagatttggaaattcaTCGATGACTCTCATTTACAATGTGTTCAAACCATAAAACACTATTCAAAGACAATCGTGGCATTGACCGCTTTGCCAAACATCATTGCTGTCGGTTCTGCTGATGGTACCGTCACTTTATGGACACAGAACACACAAACCGATCAGTTCAGTTTTGGTCAAGAAATTAGcataaaaaaaggatttttCTATCCATTATGTTTATCATTGTCTAGGgtagaaaagaacaagtaCTTGCTTGCCATCGGTGGTACCAATGTACACGTATTTATTGCCTCTTTCATTCTAAAGAATGCGGACATCGAAAACTGTCAAATTGTTGCAGAATTAGAAGGCCATGAAGACTGGATTAAATCATTGGCCTTTCGTCACCAAGAAACCCCAGGAGACTATTTATTATGTTCTGGGTCCCAAGACCGTTATATCAGATTGTGGAGAGTTAGGGTTAATGATTTAATTGATGACTCAGAGGAAAATTCATCGAAGTTGACCTTACTAAGTAATAAACAATATAAATTCCATATTGACGATGATTTGAGAGTTGgtattgattttgaagcaTTGATTATGGGACATGATGACTGGATTTCATCTCTCCAGTGGCACGAATCTCGCTTACAACTACTAGCCGCCACGGCTGACACTTCACTAATGGTATGGGAGCCTGACGAGACCTCAGGTATTTGGGTATGTGGTCTGAGATTGGGTGAAATATCCTCGAAAGGTGCCTCGACCGCCACTGGTTCTTCCGGTGGGTTTTGGTCCTGTATATGGTTTACTCATGAAGGAATGGATTACTTTTTGACTAACGGTAAGACTGGGTCTTGGAGAATGTGGTGTACTAAGGATAACATAATCTGTGACCAAAAGTTAGGTACATCGGGCGCTACGAAGGACGTGACGGATGTCGCTTGGTCTCCCAGCGGTGAGTACCTATTGGCAACTTCTCTGGACCAGACAGCAAGATTGTACGCACCATGGGTGTATAACGCTAACGGACAGAAAAGAGATGTTACCACTTGGCATGAGTTTTCTAGGCCCCAAATACATGGTTATGATATGATTTGTGTTGAGCCAGTCACTAATACACGATTTGTAAGTGGTGgcgatgaaaaaattctaaGGTCTTTTGATTTACCTAAAGGTGTGGCTGGAATGTTGCAGAAGTTTGTTGGTGTTCAGTTTGgtcaagaaaatgaaatgcCTGAGTCTGCCACTGTGCCTGTTTTAGGTTTATCTAATAAAGCCGGAGAGGATGACGCTAataatgacgatgatgatgacgatgatgacgaaggTAGTGGCAATAAAGAGTCGGATGTTATCGATCCTTTATCCTTGTTGGAAACGCCACCAATGGAAGATCAATTACAAAGACATCTATTGTGGCCAGAAGTAGAAAAACTTTACGGACATGGTTTTGAAATAACGTGCCTCGATGTTTCTCCAGATCAGAAACTAATTGCATCTGCTTGTAGATCGAATAATGTCCAAAATGCGGTTATAAGAATATTTAGTACAGAAAATTGGTTGGAAATAAAACCAGCCTTACCGTTCCACAGCTTAACGATAACaagattgaaattttctaaGGACGGAAAATTCCTGCTGAGTGTTTGTAGGGACAGAAAATGGGCACTTTGGGAAAGAAATATGGAAGACAATACTTTTGAATTAAGATATAAGAATGAAAAACCACATACAAGAATTATTTGGGACGCAGATTGGGCACCATTAGAGTTTGGTAATGTCTTTGTCACCGCCTCCAGAGATAAGACTGTCAAGATCTGGAGACACCAAACGGAACCAACAGATGATTACGTCATGGAAGCATCCATTAAGCATAGCAAACCTGCTACAGCTGTCTCTGTGCATGATGCCATGGTGGGAGACAAGATTTTAATATCGGTGGGGCTCGAAGATGGTGAAATCTATTTGTACAGCTATTTTTCCGGCAACTTCGAACTAATATCACAGTTGAAAGAGGACATAACGCCAGCAGATAAGGTTACAAGATTGAGATGGTcacatttgaaaagaaacggtAGATTTTATCTAGGCGTTGGAAGTAGCGATTTGTCTACCCGTGTATACTCTTTAGCATACGAATAG
- the PCT1 gene encoding choline-phosphate cytidylyltransferase, with protein sequence MANPTAGKSSIRAKLSSSSLSNLFKSNRNKRHHDEAEEQDNEHQQDEQDHEQENKDAQLSPRKRRRLAKEFEENEARLNTELPKELRKYRPKGFRFNLPPTDRPIRIYADGVFDLFHLGHMKQLEQCKKAFPNVTLIVGVPSDKITHKLKGLTVLTDKQRCETLMHCKWVDEVIPNAPWCVTPEFLLKHKIDYVAHDDIPYVSAESDDIYKPIKEMGKFLTTQRTNGVSTSDIITKIIRDYDKYLMRNFARGATRQELNVSWLKKNELEFKKHINEFRSYFKKNQTNLNNAXRDLYFEVREILLKKTLGKKLYSKLIGNELKKQGQRQRQQNFLDDPLTRKLIREASPATEFANEFTGEKATTTSANKSIFSQDDDEDTNSNTNTNTNSESDSNTNSTPPSDNDDDNDDSDSLTLENLTQKRKNPRN encoded by the coding sequence ATGGCAAACCCAACAGCAGGGAAGTCTTCAATCAGGGCTAAGCTATCTAGCTCTTCCCTATCAAACTTATTCAAAAGTAACCGAAACAAAAGACATCACGACGAGGCGGAGGAGCAAGATAACGAGCATCAGCAGGATGAGCAGGAccatgaacaagaaaataaagacgCTCAGCTCAGCCCAAGGAAGCGCCGTCGCTTAGCCAAAGAATTCGAAGAAAACGAGGCCCGTTTGAATACCGAATTGCCCAAGGAGCTGCGCAAGTATCGTCCAAAGGGTTTCAGGTTCAACCTGCCCCCCACAGACAGACCCATCAGAATATATGCGGACGGTGTGTTCGATCTTTTCCATCTGGGCCATATGAAGCAACTGGAACAGTGTAAAAAGGCCTTCCCTAACGTAACACTCATAGTCGGCGTACCCAGCGACAAAATCACCCATAAATTAAAAGGTTTGACCGTGCTGACCGACAAACAGCGTTGCGAAACTCTGATGCATTGCAAATGGGTCGATGAAGTCATACCAAACGCTCCCTGGTGCGTCACCCCGGAATTCCTACTCAAACACAAGATCGACTATGTGGCCCACGACGACATCCCCTACGTCAGCGCAGAGAGTGATGATATCTACAAGCCGATAAAGGAGATGGGCAAGTTCCTGACCACCCAAAGAACCAACGGTGTCTCCACAAGTGACATCATCACCAAGATCATCAGGGACTATGACAAGTATCTGATGAGGAATTTCGCAAGAGGAGCCACTAGGCAAGAGTTGAACGTTTCTtggttaaagaaaaacgagCTGGAGTTCAAAAAACACATCAACGAGTTCAGATcgtatttcaagaaaaaccagaCAAATTTGAACAATGCCTYCAGAGATTTGTATTTCGAAGTGCGTGAAATCCTACTAAAGAAAACCCTGGGCAAGAAACTCTATTCCAAGTTGATAGGCAAcgaattgaagaaacagGGCCAACGACAAAGACAGCAGAATTTCTTGGACGACCCGCTTACCAGAAAACTAATCAGGGAAGCCTCCCCAGCCACAGAGTTTGCCAATGAGTTCACCGGTGAAAAGGCTACCACCACATCAGCAAATAAATCCATTTTCAGCcaagacgatgatgaagacaCGAACTCCAACACAAACACAAATACGAACTCGGAGTCTGATTCAAACACAAACTCGACCCCTCCCAGTgataacgatgatgataatgacgACAGTGATAGCCTaactttggaaaacttgactcaaaagagaaagaaccCCAGGAACTGA
- the YCH1 gene encoding phosphatase YCH1: MGFFFPHANETARVMGKPLSVIGFFVGSRMTFVNSTPTAQTIKTATAKARTRARTRNTATNAHEKANYKMDSYSITNVKYLDPSELHRWMVEGHTTTLQEPFQVVDVRGSDYMGGHIRDGWHFAYSRLKQDPGYLRELKRLLLEKQQVAADGDGDGDGALNVVFHCMLSQQRGPSAAMLLLRSLDTAELPRCRLWVLRGGFSSWQAVYGDDAGVTEGYLADLWR; this comes from the coding sequence atgggttttttttttccacatGCAAACGAGACGGCACGGGTAATGGGCAAGCCGCTTTCTGTCAttggattttttgttggttCTCGGATGACATTTGTTAACTCCACCCCCACCGCACAGACAATAAAAACAGCTACCGCCAAAGCTAGAACTAGAGCTAGAACTAGAAATACAGCTACAAACGCACACGAGAAGGCCAATTACAAAATGGACTCGTACTCGATAACAAACGTGAAGTACCTGGACCCCAGCGAACTGCACCGCTGGATGGTCGAGGGCCACACCACGACGCTGCAAGAGCCCTTCCAGGTCGTGGACGTGCGAGGCTCGGATTACATGGGGGGACACATCAGGGACGGATGGCATTTCGCCTACTCTCGCCTGAAACAGGACCCGGGGTACTTGCGTGAGCTTAAGCGCCTTTTGCTGGAGAAGCAGCAGGTCGCGGCGGACGGCGACGGCGACGGCGACGGCGCGCTCAACGTGGTGTTCCATTGCATGCTGTCACAACAGCGCGGGCCGTCCGCGGCGATGCTACTGCTGCGGTCGCTCGACACGGCAGAGCTGCCACGCTGCCGGCTGTGGGTGTTGCGCGGCGGCTTCTCGAGTTGGCAAGCCGTGTACGGTGATGACGCTGGCGTCACGGAGGGTTACCTCGCGGACCTGTGGCGCTGA
- the ADE3 gene encoding trifunctional formate-tetrahydrofolate ligase/methenyltetrahydrofolate cyclohydrolase/methylenetetrahydrofolate dehydrogenase ADE3, with protein sequence MAGQVLDGKACAQQFRTDIATEIKSIQGHVPGFTPNLAIIQVGNRPDSATYVRMKRKAAEEAGIVASFVHLDETVSEFEVLRCVDRLNEDPQTHGIIVQLPLPAHLDEDKITSRVLAEKDVDGFGPTNIGELNKKNGHPFFLPCTPKGIIELLRKSNVTIEGSRSVVIGRSDIVGSPVAEMLKSLNSTVTITHSKTRDIASYLHDADIVVVAIGQPEFVKGEWFKPRDGASSDKKTVVIDVGTNYVADPSRKSGFKCVGDVEFDEAIKHVHLITPVPGGVGPMTVAMLMHNTLIAAKRQLEQSSKPLQIPALPLKLLTPVPSDIDISRAQQPKLINQLAEELGIYSHELELYGHYKAKVSPKVIERLQSRQNGKYILVSGITPTPLGEGKSTTTMGLVQALTAHLGKPAIANVRQPSLGPTLGVKGGAAGGGYSQVIPMDEFNLHLTGDIHAIGAANNLLAAAIDTRMFHETTQKNDATFYNRLVPRKSGKRKFTASMQRRIDRLGINKTNPDELTPEEINRFARLNIDPDTITIKRVVDINDRMLRQVTIGQAPTEKNHTRVTGFDITVASELMAILALSKDLRDMKERIGRIVVAADVNRSPVTVEDVGCTGALTALLRDAIKPNLMQTLEGTPVLVHAGPFANISIGASSVIADRVALKLIGTEPNAETEPGYVVTEAGFDFTMGGERFFNIKCRSSGLTPNTVVLVATVRALKSHGGAPDVKPGQPLPSAYTEENIEYVVKGAANMCKQIANIKQFGVPVVVAINRFETDTQGEIAAIKKAALEAGAFDAVTSNHWAEGGKGAIDLAKAVVEASKQPVDFHFLYDVNASVEEKLTTIVQKMYGGAAIDILPEAQQKIDMYKEQGFGNLPICIAKTQYSLSHDASLKGVPTGFTFPIRDVRLSNGAGYLYALAAEIQTIPGLATYAGYMAVEVDDDGEIDGLF encoded by the coding sequence ATGGCTGGTCAAGTGCTGGACGGCAAAGCATGTGCTCAGCAATTCAGAACCGATATCGCTACCGAAATTAAATCCATCCAGGGTCACGTGCCTGGATTCACGCCCAATCTGGCCATTATCCAAGTAGGTAACAGGCCGGATTCTGCCACATACGTGCGCATGAAGCGCAAGGCCGCTGAGGAGGCCGGCATCGTGGCAAGCTTCGTACACTTGGACGAGACGGTTTCCGAGTTCGAAGTGCTGCGTTGCGTAGACCGTTTGAACGAAGATCCTCAAACGCACGGAATCATTGTGCAACTGCCATTGCCTGCCCATTTGGACGAAGACAAAATCACCTCGAGGGTGCTGGCTGAGAAGGACGTGGACGGGTTCGGCCCCACTAACATCGGCGAgttgaacaagaagaacggCCACCCATTCTTCTTGCCCTGCACTCCCAAGGGGATCATTGAGCTACTGCGCAAGTCCAACGTTACCATCGAAGGCTCCAGATCCGTTGTGATCGGTAGATCCGACATCGTCGGTTCTCCCGTCGCGGAGATGTTGAAGTCCCTAAACTCCACTGTCACTATCACCCACTCCAAGACCCGCGACATCGCCTCCTACTTGCACGATGCGGACATCGTCGTCGTTGCCATCGGCCAACCAGAGTTCGTCAAGGGCGAATGGTTCAAGCCAAGAGATGGCGCTTCCTCCGACAAGAAGACCGTGGTCATCGACGTCGGCACTAACTATGTGGCCGACCCATCCAGAAAGTCCGGCTTCAAGTGTGTCGGTGACGTCGAGTTCGACGAAGCCATCAAACACGTCCACTTGATCACCCCCGTTCCCGGTGGTGTGGGCCCCATGACCGTAGCTATGCTGATGCATAACACTTTGATTGCCGCCAAACGCCAACTAGAGCAATCTTCTAAACCATTACAGATCCCAGCTTTACCCTTGAAGTTGCTGACCCCCGTGCCCTCCGATATAGACATCTCTAGGGCGCAGCAACCTAAGCTCATCAACCAACTGGCCGAAGAATTGGGCATCTACTCCCACGAATTGGAACTGTATGGTCACTACAAAGCCAAGGTTTCCCCCAAAGTCATCGAAAGACTCCAATCGCGCCAGAACGGTAAATACATCTTGGTCTCCGGTATCACCCCCACCCCATTGGGTGAAGGTAAATCCACCACCACGATGGGTCTTGTTCAAGCGCTAACCGCACATTTGGGCAAGCCCGCCATCGCCAACGTCAGACAGCCCTCCTTGGGCCCTACGCTGGGTGTCAAAGGTGGTGCTGCTGGTGGTGGTTACTCCCAGGTTATCCCAATGGACGAATTCAACTTGCACTTGACCGGTGACATTCACGCTATCGGTGCCGCTAACAACTTGCTTGCTGCAGCTATCGATACTAGAATGTTCCACGAAACCACTCAAAAGAACGACGCTACCTTTTACAACAGACTGGTGCCAAGAAAGAGCGGTAAGAGAAAGTTCACTGCCTCCATGCAAAGAAGAATAGACAGACTGGGCATCAACAAGACCAACCCTGATGAGTTGACTCCGGAAGAGATCAACCGTTTCGCAAGATTGAACATTGACCCAGacaccatcaccatcaaGAGAGTGGTCGACATCAATGACAGAATGCTAAGACAGGTCACCATTGGCCAAGCCCCAACTGAGAAAAACCACACCAGAGTCACCGGGTTCGATATCACTGTGGCGTCCGAATTGATGGCCATTCTTGCTCTTTCAAAGGACTTGAGAGACATGAAAGAACGAATCGGACGCATTGTTGTCGCTGCTGACGTAAACAGATCTCCCGTCACCGTGGAAGATGTGGGCTGTACGGGCGCCTTGACCGCCTTGTTGAGAGACGCAATCAAGCCAAACTTGATGCAGACTTTGGAGGGTACTCCAGTCTTGGTCCATGCTGGTCCATTTGCCAACATCTCGATCGGTGCCTCTTCTGTCATTGCAGACCGTGTagctttgaaattgatcGGTACTGAACCAAACGCAGAGACAGAGCCCGGTTATGTGGTCACTGAAGCAGGGTTCGATTTCACCATGGGTGGTGAAAGATTCTTCAACATCAAGTGCCGTTCCTCCGGGTTGACACCCAACACTGTGGTTCTTGTTGCCACTGTGAGAGCTTTGAAGTCACACGGTGGTGCTCCAGACGTCAAGCCTGGCCAACCTTTACCTTCTGCATACACCGAGGAAAACATCGAGTACGTCGTAAAGGGTGCTGCTAACATGTGTAAACAGATCGCCAACATCAAGCAATTTGGCGTCCCCGTCGTTGTAGCAATCAACAGGTTTGAAACAGACACTCAAGGTGAAATCGCCGCCATCAAAAAAGCTGCGTTAGAAGCTGGCGCATTTGATGCCGTCACTTCGAACCATTGGGCCGAAGGTGGTAAAGGTGCTATCGATTTGGCCAAGGCGGTCGTTGAAGCCTCTAAGCAACCAGTAGACTTCCACTTCTTATATGACGTCAATGCctctgttgaagaaaaattaactACTATTGTCCAAAAGATGTACGGTGGTGCCGCGATCGATATCTTGCCCGAAGCTCAACAAAAGATCGACATGTACAAAGAGCAAGGGTTCGGTAACTTACCAATCTGTATTGCCAAGACCCAGTACTCTTTATCCCACGATGCCAGTTTGAAAGGTGTCCCTACAGGATTTACCTTCCCCATCAGAGACGTCAGATTGTCTAATGGTGCCGGATACTTGTACGCTCTTGCTGCTGAAATCCAAACAATTCCAGGTTTGGCTACTTATGCTGGTTACATGGCTGTTGAAGTAGATGACGACGGTGAAATTGATGGGTTGTTCTAA
- the TDA10 gene encoding putative ATP-dependent kinase → MMCDKSKKILDYSTEFLDKYIPEWFETGNKGPLFLFVSGPQGSGKSYASIQIYNHLMGKYGGEKSISFASIDDFYLTHEDQLKLSKQFNENKLLQGRGLPGTHDMNLLQEILNTIINDDQHPDQKTVTLPKYDKSQFNGEGDRCPAGQEIRLPVDIFILEGWFLGFNPVLQGIDNTDLLTGDMVDVNAKLFMYSDLLWRNPEIKSLGIVLTTDNINNVYGWRLEQEHELISKVGKGMTDEQVHAFVDRYMPSYKLYFDEFVREESLGSLATLTLGIDSRREVFSTKTRCIE, encoded by the coding sequence ATGATGTGTGATAAGTCGAAGAAAATACTGGACTATTCAACCGAGTTCTTAGATAAGTACATACCAGAATGGTTTGAGACGGGAAACAAGGGTCCACTGTTTCTTTTCGTATCAGGTCCACAAGGTTCAGGTAAAAGTTATGCAAGTATTCAAATCTACAATCATTTGATGGGAAAATATGGAGGCGAGAAATCCATCAGTTTTGCCTcaattgatgatttttACTTGACACACGAGGATCAATTAAAATTGAGCAAGcaatttaatgaaaacaaactaCTACAAGGGCGTGGGCTGCCTGGTACTCATGATATGAATTTGTTGCAAGAAATATTAAATACGATTATCAATGATGATCAACATCCAGACCAAAAAACCGTTACATTACCCAAGTATGACAAGTCTCAATTTAACGGTGAAGGAGATCGTTGCCCTGCTGGTCAAGAAATTAGACTTCCAGTCGATATTTTCATCTTAGAAGGTTGGTTTCTAGGTTTCAATCCTGTTCTACAAGGTATTGACAACACTGATCTTCTCACTGGAGACATGGTTGACGTCAACGCCAAGCTGTTCATGTACAGTGATTTGTTGTGGCGCAACCCAGAAATCAAATCGTTGGGGATAGTATTGACTACTGATAACATCAACAACGTTTACGGTTGGAGATTAGAGCAAGAACATGAACTGATATCAAAGGTTGGGAAGGGGATGACCGACGAACAGGTACACGCCTTTGTAGACAGGTATATGCCTTCCTATAAGCTTTATTTTGACGAGTTTGTTCGCGAGGAAAGTCTAGGCTCTTTAGCTACATTGACTTTAGGTATTGATTCAAGGAGAGAAGTATTTTCTACAAAGACTAGATGCATTGAGTAG
- the MVB12 gene encoding ubiquitin-binding ESCRT-I subunit protein MVB12: MNNNVEELLRNIPLYNKYGKDFPRETVTRLQMPEFKLPPLQPTRDLLDPWYKECDNVTKVCHLHDSSSKKFDQWYKEQYMSKKPPGMIGSTLLSPSRKDNL, encoded by the coding sequence ATGAACAATAACGTTGAGGAGCTATTACGAAATATCCCCCTTTACAACAAATATGGCAAAGATTTCCCACGAGAAACAGTAACCAGATTACAGATGCCTGAATTCAAGCTACCACCATTACAACCAACAAGGGACTTGTTAGATCCATGGTACAAAGAATGTGACAATGTCACCAAAGTGTGTCATTTACATGATTCTTCGAGTAAAAAGTTCGATCAGTGGTACAAGGAACAATATATGAGTAAAAAACCACCGGGAATGATTGGGAGCACACTCTTATCTCCTTCAAGAAAGGACAATTTATAG